Proteins from a genomic interval of Blastocatellia bacterium:
- a CDS encoding SDR family oxidoreductase, whose product MQYFVTGASGLIGKRLVKKLLGRKDSVVYFLIRQESESKIDALLSYWGVTKEQAIAVFGDLLMPNLGLSPEDIKNLNKVDHFFHLAAVYDLKASAEQQIAVNITGTHNTSALANIIAAKCFHHVSSIAAAGMFEGIFREDMFEEAENLQHPYFATKHESEKIVRKEVKGAFRIYRPGSVVGDSKTGEMDKIDGPYYFFKLIQRIRQVLPPWMPTIGIEGGRINIVPVDYVVDAMDYIAHQPNLDGKCFHLTDPEPMRIGDVLNTLARAAHAPTMSLRINAALFGFIPKAIRNGMMSLAPVRRVKDAIMTDLGLPEDILSFVNYPTRFDNRDAAAALKGSGISCPKLDDYAEKLWDYWERNLDPDLSIDKTLRGQVAGKVVVITGGSSGIGLATAYRVAEAGATTIICGRDEEKLAAAKKEINEHGLDVVTYAVDVADMADCDRFIKLLIENHGSVDILINNAGRSIRRSIESSYDRFHDFERTMQLNYFGALRLTMGLLPKMIAQKRGHVINISSIGVLTNAPRFSAYVASKSALDAWTRCAASEFVDVGIKFTTINMPLVKTPMIAPTKIYQNVPALLPTEAANLIVDAIVHKPVRIATRLGVFGEILHALVPKIAQIIMNTSFRMFPDSDAAKGKKDGKASQMTTEQLALQEILRGVHF is encoded by the coding sequence ATGCAGTATTTTGTTACTGGAGCATCTGGTTTAATAGGTAAACGCTTGGTCAAAAAATTATTAGGAAGAAAAGATAGTGTAGTATATTTTCTTATTAGACAAGAAAGCGAAAGTAAGATTGATGCTTTACTTAGTTACTGGGGTGTTACTAAAGAACAAGCAATAGCCGTTTTTGGTGATTTGTTAATGCCTAATCTAGGCTTATCTCCAGAGGATATAAAAAACTTAAATAAAGTAGATCATTTCTTTCACTTAGCAGCAGTTTATGACCTAAAAGCTAGTGCCGAACAGCAAATAGCTGTCAACATTACAGGCACTCATAACACCAGCGCTTTAGCAAATATAATTGCTGCAAAGTGTTTCCATCATGTTAGCTCAATTGCAGCAGCCGGGATGTTTGAAGGCATTTTTCGAGAAGATATGTTTGAAGAAGCTGAAAATCTACAACATCCATATTTTGCAACTAAACATGAATCAGAAAAGATTGTTCGTAAAGAAGTTAAAGGAGCTTTTCGCATTTATCGCCCAGGCTCAGTAGTTGGAGATTCTAAAACAGGCGAAATGGATAAAATCGATGGCCCATATTATTTCTTTAAGCTTATCCAACGTATCCGCCAAGTTTTACCGCCCTGGATGCCAACTATAGGCATTGAAGGCGGGCGAATTAATATTGTCCCTGTTGATTATGTAGTGGATGCAATGGACTACATAGCCCATCAACCAAATTTAGACGGCAAATGTTTTCATTTAACTGACCCTGAACCAATGAGAATTGGAGATGTCCTTAACACTTTGGCGCGTGCTGCACATGCTCCTACTATGAGCCTGCGTATTAATGCAGCTTTATTTGGTTTTATCCCTAAAGCTATTAGAAATGGGATGATGTCATTAGCTCCAGTTAGACGAGTTAAAGACGCTATAATGACAGATTTAGGACTACCAGAAGATATTCTTTCATTTGTAAATTATCCAACCCGTTTTGATAATCGTGATGCAGCCGCAGCACTTAAAGGTAGTGGAATTAGCTGTCCAAAATTAGATGATTATGCAGAAAAACTTTGGGATTATTGGGAACGAAACCTAGATCCAGACCTTTCAATTGATAAAACCCTGCGTGGTCAAGTTGCAGGCAAAGTTGTAGTTATAACAGGCGGCTCTTCTGGAATTGGACTAGCTACAGCTTATAGAGTGGCTGAGGCTGGTGCTACAACTATTATTTGTGGTCGGGATGAAGAAAAACTTGCAGCAGCTAAAAAAGAAATCAATGAGCATGGCTTAGATGTTGTCACCTATGCTGTTGATGTTGCTGATATGGCGGATTGTGACCGTTTTATAAAACTATTGATAGAAAATCATGGCAGCGTAGACATATTAATCAACAATGCAGGGCGTTCAATTCGTCGTAGCATTGAATCAAGCTATGATAGATTTCATGACTTTGAACGAACTATGCAGCTTAACTATTTTGGTGCATTGCGGCTAACAATGGGCTTGCTACCAAAAATGATAGCTCAAAAGCGAGGCCATGTTATCAACATTTCATCAATAGGCGTTTTGACTAATGCCCCACGCTTTTCAGCCTATGTAGCGTCAAAGTCTGCACTAGATGCTTGGACTCGTTGCGCTGCATCAGAGTTTGTTGATGTTGGTATTAAATTTACGACTATCAATATGCCGCTAGTAAAAACTCCTATGATTGCACCAACAAAAATTTATCAAAATGTTCCTGCACTACTGCCAACAGAAGCAGCAAATTTAATTGTAGATGCAATAGTCCATAAGCCTGTAAGAATAGCTACTCGGTTAGGTGTTTTTGGAGAAATTCTTCATGCCTTAGTTCCAAAGATTGCACAGATTATAATGAATACAAGTTTTCGTATGTTTCCAGATTCGGACGCTGCAAAAGGAAAGAAAGATGGCAAGGCTTCTCAAATGACTACAGAGCAACTTGCACTACAAGAAATATTGCGAGGAGTCCATTTCTAA
- a CDS encoding ROK family protein: protein MDNTLYIGVDLGRSTRIAIVDTAGKIIKQDRVPTELVNGRTLVDGLIDLIKQTRADAPLPIAAVGLAVSGLVDYQAQQVKVLPNLPDVSNINVHHEIVQAIGLPVIIDNDANAATYGEWRCGAALNMNDVIYIYLGTGIGSGLVLNGQLQHGVRGYAGEFGHMKIGSQDLDCSCGSQGCLETIASGPNIVRRTREQLFVDPCFATESLLASQMKNKLTCEDIVEAASKGDKFARAILLETANYLGLTIANVINLLNLEIVVLGGPVMGAGEFLITAIEQAANKYSFAHLLADCKITDGGLGNDAGVIGAAMMAYDVETAMRQ, encoded by the coding sequence ATGGATAATACTTTATATATAGGTGTTGATTTAGGACGTTCTACACGAATAGCTATAGTTGATACTGCTGGAAAAATTATTAAGCAAGATCGAGTACCAACAGAACTTGTAAATGGACGAACTTTAGTTGATGGGCTTATAGATTTAATTAAACAAACGCGTGCTGATGCACCACTGCCTATTGCAGCCGTTGGACTAGCAGTTTCTGGACTAGTGGATTATCAAGCCCAACAAGTTAAAGTTTTGCCTAATTTACCAGATGTTTCAAATATAAATGTTCATCATGAAATAGTTCAAGCTATTGGGCTACCTGTAATTATTGATAATGATGCTAATGCTGCAACTTATGGTGAATGGCGTTGTGGTGCAGCATTAAATATGAATGATGTTATTTATATTTATTTAGGAACAGGTATTGGAAGCGGACTAGTATTAAATGGGCAACTCCAACACGGGGTGCGAGGTTATGCAGGTGAATTTGGGCATATGAAAATAGGCAGCCAAGACCTAGACTGTAGTTGTGGTTCACAAGGCTGTTTAGAAACAATTGCTTCTGGGCCAAATATTGTCCGTCGTACTAGAGAACAGCTTTTTGTTGATCCATGTTTTGCTACTGAATCACTACTAGCTAGTCAAATGAAAAATAAGCTTACTTGTGAAGATATAGTAGAAGCCGCTAGCAAAGGTGATAAATTTGCTCGTGCTATTTTGCTGGAAACTGCTAATTATTTAGGCTTAACTATTGCTAATGTTATTAATTTGCTTAATTTAGAAATAGTTGTTTTGGGCGGCCCTGTTATGGGAGCAGGTGAGTTTTTAATTACTGCTATTGAGCAAGCAGCTAATAAATATAGTTTTGCTCACCTTCTTGCAGACTGCAAAATTACTGATGGCGGTTTAGGAAATGATGCTGGCGTAATAGGCGCCGCAATGATGGCTTATGATGTAGAAACAGCAATGCGACAATAA
- a CDS encoding HEAT repeat domain-containing protein: MITPRGQAKVLDFGLAKNIYEKNSLTRQLDMMGIIETPGTPAYMSPEQSRRERIDRRSDIFSFGTVLYEMATGIKPFTGKDPRDIIKSVCEQTPRAVTELNSNIAPGFQELLERSMAKDADKRYQSMPEMIADLKFIGSEASANKAVPDGIIKPFAPVENAKISWLDRLLPKSLRRTSKPAASPVATLGLSLPSNIRETTVIKEVSKEASKQDASSGSNKEVNAATAPTKIVISDLAGENQNSLTSDDDFPLIAGQHKTLAIMPPKKLGGLYDEIWGMALLETLITEFSKFKSLSVRPASQVAKYINLEINPSEIGQELGVDAILTTSFISVEDKVYVIAQLFDTHTGAIVWSKKVEADVSSESSISQDGICQTLLLQIKQKSSPFELLQDKNEEIRLDAISKLKYSADLLAIDALAAALKDKSPKVKGSASLALARFGRAASPAVQMQLESAMRSYDFDTARFAAAAAGRLASVELVPLLIDALASEASLLASEAALALGHLKDARACPELTEALLRSDANVRFASAQALGEIAQMQVLPALEDRLRKDEDEGVRAKAFWAIKHIQKVNY, encoded by the coding sequence ATGATTACTCCTCGTGGTCAGGCAAAAGTGTTAGATTTTGGCTTAGCAAAAAATATTTATGAGAAAAATTCTCTTACCCGTCAGCTAGATATGATGGGAATAATTGAGACTCCTGGCACGCCTGCCTATATGTCACCAGAACAATCTAGACGTGAGCGAATTGATAGACGTAGTGATATTTTTTCTTTTGGAACAGTTCTTTATGAAATGGCAACAGGTATAAAACCTTTTACAGGTAAGGATCCACGAGACATCATTAAATCTGTTTGTGAACAAACTCCACGTGCAGTAACAGAACTAAACAGCAATATTGCACCAGGCTTTCAAGAGCTTTTAGAACGCTCAATGGCAAAAGACGCTGATAAACGCTATCAATCAATGCCAGAAATGATTGCAGACTTAAAGTTTATTGGTTCAGAAGCCTCTGCCAACAAAGCTGTACCAGATGGAATTATTAAACCTTTTGCTCCTGTAGAAAATGCAAAAATTAGTTGGTTAGATAGACTTTTGCCAAAATCCTTGCGGCGAACATCAAAACCTGCTGCTAGTCCAGTTGCTACATTAGGACTATCTTTACCAAGTAATATACGGGAAACTACTGTTATTAAAGAAGTTAGTAAAGAAGCTAGTAAACAAGATGCTAGTAGTGGTAGTAATAAAGAGGTTAATGCTGCAACTGCTCCAACTAAAATAGTTATTAGTGACCTTGCAGGTGAAAATCAAAATAGCTTAACTTCTGATGATGATTTTCCTTTAATTGCTGGTCAACACAAGACTTTAGCCATTATGCCACCAAAAAAACTTGGTGGGCTTTATGATGAAATTTGGGGAATGGCTTTACTAGAAACTTTAATAACAGAATTTAGCAAATTTAAGTCTTTGTCTGTTCGCCCTGCAAGTCAAGTTGCTAAATATATTAATCTAGAAATAAACCCCTCTGAAATAGGCCAAGAACTTGGTGTTGATGCTATTTTAACTACAAGCTTTATTTCTGTTGAAGACAAGGTTTATGTTATTGCACAACTTTTTGATACTCATACAGGTGCAATTGTTTGGTCTAAAAAAGTTGAAGCAGATGTAAGCAGTGAAAGTTCTATTTCACAAGATGGTATTTGTCAAACTTTGCTTTTACAAATAAAGCAAAAAAGTAGTCCTTTTGAACTCTTGCAAGATAAAAATGAAGAAATCCGGCTAGATGCTATTTCTAAGTTAAAATATTCGGCAGATTTATTAGCAATAGATGCTTTAGCCGCAGCATTAAAAGATAAAAGTCCTAAAGTAAAAGGATCAGCATCTCTAGCTCTAGCCCGTTTTGGTCGCGCTGCTAGTCCTGCCGTTCAAATGCAGCTAGAAAGTGCAATGCGTTCATATGATTTTGATACTGCTCGCTTTGCCGCTGCCGCGGCTGGTCGTCTTGCTAGTGTTGAACTTGTCCCTTTGTTGATAGATGCTCTAGCAAGTGAAGCTAGTTTACTAGCAAGCGAAGCAGCCTTAGCCCTAGGTCACTTAAAAGATGCTCGTGCTTGTCCAGAACTTACAGAAGCTCTACTGCGCTCAGATGCAAATGTCCGTTTTGCTTCTGCTCAAGCTTTAGGCGAAATTGCTCAAATGCAAGTTCTACCAGCACTTGAAGACCGCTTGCGCAAAGATGAAGATGAAGGCGTTAGAGCAAAGGCTTTTTGGGCTATTAAACATATTCAAAAAGTTAATTATTAA
- a CDS encoding serine/threonine protein kinase, which produces MIGKTVAQYKILEILGKGGMGQVYKAHDTQLDRTVVLKLLSSDLLTNDTARKRFAREARLASVLDHPNICMIYEIQEKDSQFFIVMQYVEGQTLKQTINNQPLANNTLISIALQVADALSSAICWNSSPRHQAPKYNDYSSWSGKSVRFWLSKKYL; this is translated from the coding sequence ATGATTGGAAAAACAGTAGCTCAATACAAGATACTAGAAATATTGGGTAAAGGTGGTATGGGACAAGTCTACAAGGCACATGACACCCAATTAGATAGGACAGTAGTCTTAAAACTGCTTTCTAGTGATTTATTAACCAATGATACGGCCCGCAAAAGATTTGCTCGTGAAGCTCGGCTAGCTTCAGTACTGGATCACCCTAATATTTGTATGATTTATGAAATTCAGGAAAAAGATAGCCAGTTTTTTATTGTTATGCAGTATGTAGAAGGCCAAACCTTAAAACAGACTATAAATAACCAACCTCTAGCTAATAACACATTGATTTCTATTGCCTTACAAGTAGCAGACGCGCTTTCTAGCGCAATATGTTGGAATAGTTCACCGAGACATCAAGCCCCAAAATATAATGATTACTCCTCGTGGTCAGGCAAAAGTGTTAGATTTTGGCTTAGCAAAAAATATTTATGA
- a CDS encoding protein kinase translates to MDSQLQDLILKQAVEKGLLLEEDCCLEESSETIKLSSERVEKWGDKIARLLEIGLISEETLDLLAKDIDLAQETKIIITRQTEEIKEEENLTSKELKNFNDKTPSTAVTLVNLNGDDLSTEKNIYQQVTIIKPTTSNNSKPKPKASLFTTDELSEEALLSGWERYKDLKLIGVGGMGKVFRAVDPKLNRIVALKFLVEDEADLVIRFIREARLQARIEHENICKIYEIGEFQGRQYIAMQYINGISLDRAKETLSVEQKVKIIKDVSEALHTAHKQGLIHRDIKPSNILVENTDDKGWSPCIVDFGLAREVGEINGTGAGVILGTPSYMSPEQGKGRTHLLDRRTDVYSLGVTLYELLGEELPFKGKNYFDVILKITQDAPTPLKEINDAIAEDLNIIVMKCLEKDPQLRYPSAKALATDLELYLNGEAITARTSKTYRLKKFIKKHKAKVAIASLVALLIMFSTGMWIRTSWLSKERERITQVFGQEVKEIEQLLRYSNSLPLNNTQGARVLIEKRLKAINEKIASEGYLAKGPGYYSLGCGYLALQDYEMARLYLEKSWENNYKTPDNAYVLGYVLAELYQKLRNEVKFISNKEAQERRLAELKALYCDPAIKYLKIGSENSVNRLYAEGLIAFYQDQFDIALAKSKDAFTELPWLYDAKRLEGRIYQQMAVGKLKNGDYKSATQDLDLAKLAFQQAIDIARSDAGLYELEAERNLKLMEIMFDTGESPEATSEQALAACDKALIVNPENSSTHITKAKIYHTLGLYQIRLGQDPVAFDKTIVMAQKAIDLNEQKAKSQKTNITGELAGIPYAYLGAAYYRKASQEMTLGQDPRPTLEKALATYNTALKQNLSYDFIYKNLGDIYWQKGRYEFSIGLDAINSLNYSIENHKKAIELNKTDLFNHNALGNTYEIMGEYDLFCGTNPEKWLNLAIETYQNAIAINPNHPYPHNNIGISFRTKARYELAAGLDPTESVKKSVESFEKGLKLGPFADGYRFLSEAWLVAAEYSINQNLDATESLKKARFACEEGINRNKNNPELYLRLAEVDTLTARNLIIKNLSPKDSFQQAKNNFQKALELNNESAEIYLKLAECFYQEAYWKREKKEKITLEIQKAIELLTKAEQFNDKLLEAKALKSIVLSLKAEFDISKETVLLESKTLLDEAIEKNPLLKYKYQTLIKSKSSS, encoded by the coding sequence ATAATAATCACTAGACAAACAGAAGAAATAAAAGAGGAAGAAAATCTTACTAGTAAAGAACTTAAAAATTTTAATGATAAAACGCCATCTACAGCAGTTACTTTAGTAAACTTAAATGGAGATGATTTAAGTACAGAAAAAAATATTTATCAACAAGTAACAATAATAAAACCAACAACTTCAAATAATAGCAAACCTAAACCAAAAGCATCATTATTTACTACAGATGAACTAAGCGAAGAAGCTTTGCTAAGCGGCTGGGAACGTTATAAAGACCTAAAATTAATTGGTGTTGGGGGGATGGGAAAAGTTTTTCGCGCTGTTGACCCAAAACTAAACAGAATTGTTGCACTAAAATTTTTAGTCGAAGATGAAGCAGATCTAGTAATTAGATTTATTCGGGAAGCTAGGCTTCAAGCAAGAATTGAACATGAAAATATTTGTAAAATCTATGAAATAGGAGAATTTCAAGGTCGTCAATATATTGCAATGCAATATATTAATGGTATTTCCTTGGATAGAGCTAAGGAAACATTAAGTGTTGAGCAGAAAGTAAAAATTATTAAAGATGTCTCAGAAGCTTTACATACTGCACATAAACAAGGACTTATACATCGAGATATAAAACCATCAAATATATTAGTTGAAAATACTGATGATAAAGGATGGTCGCCTTGTATTGTAGATTTTGGCTTAGCCCGGGAGGTTGGCGAAATTAATGGAACAGGTGCAGGGGTAATATTAGGTACACCTTCTTATATGTCACCTGAACAAGGAAAAGGCAGAACACATCTTTTAGATCGTCGAACGGATGTTTATAGTCTTGGAGTCACTTTATATGAGCTTTTAGGGGAAGAACTTCCATTTAAGGGAAAAAACTATTTTGATGTAATTTTAAAAATTACCCAAGATGCTCCAACTCCACTTAAAGAAATAAATGATGCAATTGCCGAGGATCTAAATATTATTGTAATGAAATGTTTAGAAAAAGATCCTCAACTTCGTTATCCATCAGCAAAAGCACTAGCTACAGATTTAGAGCTTTACTTAAATGGTGAAGCGATTACAGCTAGAACATCAAAAACCTACAGATTAAAAAAATTTATAAAAAAACATAAAGCAAAAGTAGCAATAGCATCTCTAGTAGCACTATTAATTATGTTTTCTACAGGTATGTGGATTAGGACTAGTTGGCTATCTAAAGAGCGAGAAAGAATTACACAAGTTTTTGGTCAGGAAGTAAAAGAAATAGAACAACTTTTGCGCTATTCAAATTCTTTACCTCTTAATAACACTCAAGGAGCAAGAGTTTTAATAGAAAAACGACTTAAGGCGATTAATGAAAAAATTGCGTCAGAAGGATATTTAGCAAAAGGCCCAGGCTACTACTCTCTTGGTTGTGGCTATTTAGCTTTGCAAGATTATGAAATGGCCCGGCTATATTTAGAAAAATCCTGGGAGAATAATTATAAAACACCTGATAATGCTTATGTTTTAGGTTATGTTTTAGCTGAACTATACCAAAAATTACGTAATGAAGTAAAATTTATTTCTAACAAAGAAGCTCAAGAACGTAGATTAGCAGAACTAAAAGCTTTATATTGTGATCCTGCCATTAAATACTTAAAAATCGGTAGTGAAAATAGCGTAAATAGATTATATGCAGAAGGGTTAATAGCCTTTTATCAAGACCAATTTGATATTGCTTTGGCAAAATCTAAAGATGCTTTTACAGAACTACCCTGGCTATATGATGCTAAACGCTTAGAAGGCAGAATTTATCAACAAATGGCTGTGGGAAAGCTTAAAAATGGTGATTACAAATCTGCTACACAAGACCTAGATTTAGCTAAACTAGCCTTTCAACAAGCTATAGATATTGCTCGCAGTGATGCAGGGCTTTATGAACTAGAAGCAGAGAGAAACTTAAAATTAATGGAAATTATGTTTGACACAGGTGAATCCCCCGAAGCTACATCTGAGCAAGCTTTAGCTGCTTGTGATAAAGCTTTAATTGTTAATCCAGAAAATAGTAGCACACATATAACTAAAGCTAAGATTTACCATACATTAGGGCTATATCAAATCAGATTAGGCCAAGATCCAGTAGCATTTGATAAAACTATTGTTATGGCTCAAAAAGCTATTGACCTTAATGAGCAGAAAGCTAAGTCTCAAAAAACTAATATTACTGGAGAACTAGCAGGCATTCCTTATGCTTATTTAGGAGCAGCCTACTATAGAAAAGCTTCTCAGGAAATGACTCTAGGCCAAGATCCGCGTCCAACTCTAGAAAAAGCTCTAGCTACTTATAACACTGCTCTAAAACAAAACCTATCCTATGATTTTATTTATAAAAACTTAGGTGATATTTACTGGCAAAAAGGACGTTATGAATTTAGCATAGGGCTTGATGCTATTAACTCATTAAATTACTCAATAGAGAACCATAAAAAAGCTATAGAGCTTAATAAAACAGACCTTTTTAACCATAATGCCTTGGGAAATACCTATGAAATTATGGGAGAATATGACTTATTTTGTGGAACAAATCCTGAAAAATGGCTAAATTTAGCTATTGAAACCTATCAAAATGCTATAGCAATTAATCCTAATCATCCTTATCCACACAATAACATAGGCATTTCTTTTCGTACCAAAGCACGTTATGAGCTAGCCGCAGGACTTGACCCAACAGAGTCAGTAAAAAAATCAGTAGAAAGTTTTGAAAAAGGTCTTAAACTAGGCCCTTTTGCTGATGGATATAGATTTTTATCTGAAGCCTGGTTAGTAGCGGCTGAATATAGTATTAATCAAAACCTGGATGCTACAGAAAGCTTAAAAAAAGCTCGTTTTGCTTGTGAAGAAGGGATTAATCGTAATAAAAACAACCCAGAACTTTACTTAAGATTAGCTGAGGTTGATACATTAACTGCCCGTAATTTAATAATCAAAAATCTTTCTCCTAAAGATTCTTTTCAGCAAGCCAAAAATAATTTTCAAAAAGCCTTAGAGCTAAATAACGAAAGCGCAGAAATTTACTTAAAATTAGCAGAATGTTTTTATCAAGAAGCTTATTGGAAAAGGGAGAAAAAAGAAAAAATTACCTTAGAAATTCAAAAAGCTATAGAATTACTTACAAAAGCCGAGCAATTTAATGATAAATTATTGGAAGCAAAAGCATTAAAATCTATTGTTTTATCATTAAAAGCCGAATTTGACATATCAAAAGAAACTGTTTTGCTTGAGTCAAAGACCTTACTTGATGAGGCAATAGAGAAAAATCCATTGTTAAAGTATAAATACCAAACTTTAATAAAAAGTAAATCTAGCTCTTAA